The following proteins are co-located in the Heliorestis convoluta genome:
- the pstC gene encoding phosphate ABC transporter permease subunit PstC produces MNSKEGNVVEDESLNNKKKLSKSSSTRRRLWDIFEKFSEGLLFVSAFIGVITVIMIFLFLFKEAVPLFLDPLSAPTLVEKNWYPISNPHVFGLWPLIAGSLLVTFGAIVISVPLGVGAAIYLSMVASPKMREFLKPTIEVLAGIPSVVLGFFGLVVLAPWIRDFFGLSTGLTALTGSITLALMALPTITSISEDAISSVPRKYMEASLSMGATRWQAIVTVVVPAALSGITAAVMLGIGRAIGETMTVLMVTGNAAIIPGSLLEPVRTMTATIAAEMGEVARGSEHYHALFVVGVVLFMITFAVNYIADLVSRRMKEVE; encoded by the coding sequence TTGAATTCAAAGGAAGGCAACGTCGTTGAAGATGAATCGTTAAACAATAAGAAAAAACTTTCCAAATCCTCTTCCACGCGCCGGCGTCTGTGGGATATCTTTGAAAAATTTTCCGAAGGCCTTCTATTTGTGAGCGCTTTTATAGGCGTTATTACTGTTATTATGATTTTTTTATTCCTCTTCAAAGAGGCCGTTCCTCTGTTTCTCGATCCCCTTTCAGCACCTACGTTAGTTGAGAAAAACTGGTACCCCATTTCAAACCCTCATGTTTTTGGTCTCTGGCCATTAATTGCCGGTTCATTGCTTGTCACTTTTGGAGCCATTGTAATCAGCGTTCCACTGGGTGTGGGAGCGGCCATTTATCTTTCTATGGTAGCAAGTCCTAAGATGCGAGAGTTTTTGAAACCAACGATTGAAGTTCTGGCAGGGATTCCTTCCGTTGTATTAGGCTTTTTTGGCCTTGTTGTATTGGCGCCATGGATTCGAGACTTTTTTGGCCTTTCTACAGGACTAACAGCTTTAACAGGCTCGATTACGCTAGCGTTGATGGCTTTGCCAACAATTACGTCTATCTCAGAAGATGCTATTTCATCAGTGCCTCGCAAATACATGGAAGCTTCTTTAAGTATGGGAGCCACTCGTTGGCAGGCGATTGTTACAGTTGTAGTGCCTGCCGCCCTATCCGGGATTACGGCTGCTGTTATGTTAGGCATTGGACGAGCCATTGGAGAAACAATGACTGTTCTTATGGTAACGGGTAATGCTGCTATCATTCCTGGCTCGTTGTTAGAACCGGTTCGAACGATGACGGCTACCATTGCTGCTGAAATGGGTGAAGTCGCTCGAGGCAGTGAACATTACCATGCGCTCTTCGTCGTTGGTGTTGTTCTCTTTATGATTACCTTTGCTGTAAACTATATAGCAGATCTGGTCAGTAGGCGCATGAAGGAGGTTGAATAG
- a CDS encoding substrate-binding domain-containing protein, with amino-acid sequence MGYLTDTVNAISVKKNDETDAIYPTEEVIKNGSYPISRPLHFYTAGMAEGLAKDFIDYVLSEEGQQIVDEMEFVSIK; translated from the coding sequence GTGGGTTATCTTACCGATACGGTTAACGCCATTTCTGTTAAGAAAAATGACGAAACTGATGCTATCTACCCTACAGAAGAAGTGATTAAAAATGGATCTTATCCTATTTCGCGTCCTCTTCACTTCTATACAGCCGGTATGGCAGAAGGTCTAGCCAAAGATTTCATTGACTACGTCTTAAGTGAAGAAGGACAACAAATCGTTGACGAGATGGAGTTTGTCTCCATTAAGTAA
- the uraA gene encoding uracil permease, with product MKKREIGVLERPPLIISLPLSLQHLFAMFGATVLVPMFFQVNPATILLFNGIGTLLYLILCKGQIPAYLGSSFAFISPVLLVLPQYGYEAALGAFIVVGIIFSIVAMIIAVSGTKWIEIVFPPAAMGAIVTVIGLELAPVAADMAGLTAEVLDPQVITVSLFTLAVTVVGSLVFRGFLAVIPILIGVLAGYFLALFWGMVDLRLIQEAPWLAMPTLYRPSFEWEAIAIIAPAALVVIAEHIGHLVVTGNIVGKDLSKEPGLHRSLLGNGLSTTLSGFFGSTPNTTYGENIGVMAITRVYSVWVLGGAAIIAIVLSFVGKLAAAIQTIPTAVMGGVSLLLFGVIAASGVRMLVETNVNYSKASNLILTSVVLVIGVSGARLSWGAFTLKGMALATVVAILLSLLFRFLEIKKLTNDSVEE from the coding sequence TTGAAAAAGCGAGAAATTGGCGTACTAGAACGGCCACCTTTAATAATTTCCTTGCCTTTAAGTTTACAGCATCTTTTTGCTATGTTCGGAGCTACTGTCTTGGTGCCTATGTTTTTTCAAGTGAATCCGGCTACCATATTACTCTTTAATGGAATTGGTACGCTCCTCTACTTGATTCTTTGCAAAGGTCAGATTCCTGCTTATCTAGGCTCTAGCTTTGCATTTATCTCTCCAGTACTACTCGTATTGCCTCAATATGGTTATGAAGCAGCCTTAGGAGCTTTTATTGTTGTAGGCATTATCTTCTCAATCGTTGCTATGATTATTGCTGTATCTGGAACAAAATGGATTGAAATTGTTTTTCCGCCTGCCGCTATGGGTGCTATCGTAACTGTCATTGGGTTGGAATTGGCGCCTGTGGCAGCTGATATGGCCGGCCTAACAGCAGAAGTGCTGGATCCTCAAGTCATAACAGTTTCCTTGTTTACCTTGGCTGTAACTGTAGTCGGCTCTTTGGTCTTTCGAGGCTTTCTTGCTGTAATTCCAATTCTGATTGGCGTTCTTGCAGGCTACTTTCTTGCCTTATTCTGGGGCATGGTTGATCTTCGATTGATTCAAGAGGCTCCTTGGTTGGCCATGCCAACGCTTTATAGACCTTCTTTTGAATGGGAAGCGATTGCGATTATTGCACCGGCTGCCCTCGTTGTAATTGCGGAACACATCGGTCATCTCGTCGTTACGGGTAATATCGTTGGAAAGGATCTATCGAAGGAACCGGGACTGCATCGCTCTTTACTTGGTAACGGCCTTTCGACGACACTTTCTGGTTTTTTTGGCTCTACACCGAATACAACCTATGGTGAAAACATTGGTGTAATGGCTATTACTAGAGTCTATTCAGTATGGGTTCTTGGTGGCGCAGCGATTATTGCCATTGTTTTATCTTTCGTGGGAAAACTAGCGGCTGCTATACAAACCATTCCTACAGCTGTAATGGGTGGTGTATCTTTGCTTCTCTTTGGCGTCATTGCAGCTTCCGGTGTGCGCATGCTAGTAGAGACAAATGTTAACTACTCAAAAGCAAGCAACTTAATTCTAACGTCTGTTGTTCTTGTCATCGGTGTGAGTGGCGCCAGACTTTCATGGGGTGCCTTTACTTTAAAAGGAATGGCTCTGGCTACGGTGGTGGCCATTTTACTAAGCTTACTTTTTCGTTTCTTAGAGATTAAAAAACTTACAAATGATAGTGTAGAGGAATAA
- the pstA gene encoding phosphate ABC transporter permease PstA, translated as MSPKLQEKIAFSILRAIAFFIVLCLAVVLWDIFSKGLPALTWEFITENPRRGMTEGGIFPAIVGTFYLVMGTILFALPIGVMTAIYLVEYARESWATRMIRLAVVNLAGVPSVVFGLFGLGFFVLFLGFGVSILAGSLTLALMILPVIITTSEEALRTVPRGYREASLALGATKLQTILFIVLPNAMPGILTGSILGVARAAGETAPILLTVAAFFLPRLPSSIFDQAMALPYHLYVLATQVPHADQSIPYGTAAVLMILVLGLNLVAILFRSYFRRMHKV; from the coding sequence ATGTCACCGAAATTGCAAGAAAAAATTGCATTCAGTATTTTGCGGGCCATTGCTTTCTTCATTGTGCTCTGCCTAGCTGTTGTGCTTTGGGATATTTTCTCTAAAGGTCTTCCTGCTCTAACGTGGGAGTTTATCACAGAGAATCCTCGTCGTGGTATGACCGAGGGTGGTATCTTTCCAGCCATTGTAGGTACTTTCTATCTCGTTATGGGAACGATTCTTTTTGCATTGCCTATCGGTGTTATGACAGCTATCTACCTTGTTGAGTATGCAAGAGAGTCTTGGGCAACTCGTATGATCCGATTGGCTGTTGTTAACTTAGCAGGTGTGCCTTCTGTCGTTTTTGGTCTCTTTGGTTTAGGTTTTTTTGTACTCTTTTTAGGCTTTGGTGTCTCCATCTTGGCTGGTTCGCTCACGCTGGCCTTAATGATTTTGCCAGTTATTATTACAACTTCGGAAGAAGCATTGCGAACGGTTCCGCGAGGTTATAGAGAAGCGAGTCTGGCTTTAGGTGCAACAAAGCTACAGACAATCCTCTTTATTGTTCTACCCAATGCCATGCCGGGAATTCTGACAGGTTCAATTCTTGGTGTAGCTCGAGCCGCTGGTGAAACAGCCCCTATTTTGTTAACTGTTGCAGCCTTTTTCCTACCTAGATTGCCGAGCAGCATCTTTGATCAGGCCATGGCTTTGCCATACCACCTTTATGTGTTGGCGACACAAGTACCGCACGCCGATCAATCCATCCCCTACGGAACAGCGGCTGTTTTAATGATCCTCGTGTTAGGGTTAAATTTGGTTGCCATATTATTCCGATCTTATTTCCGTCGTATGCATAAAGTGTAG
- a CDS encoding substrate-binding domain-containing protein: protein MTYFKKVRKFLAISVITAMAGLVATGCTGEPMESIKVKGSDTIVNMTQVLAEEFMIQNDVSIAVTGGGSGTGIAALLNGTADIAITSRDIKESEIETIKEKTGKEVVEYTVALDGLAFVVHPENPIEELTMDQLKDIYTGKVTNWLELGGHDQNIVVLARETSSGTHVFVKEFVMANQEYRLMPYY, encoded by the coding sequence ATGACCTATTTTAAAAAGGTTCGGAAATTTCTGGCAATTTCTGTTATAACAGCCATGGCTGGCCTTGTTGCAACAGGATGTACAGGCGAACCGATGGAGTCCATTAAAGTAAAAGGCTCTGATACAATAGTGAATATGACACAAGTCCTAGCAGAAGAGTTTATGATTCAAAATGATGTTAGTATTGCTGTAACCGGTGGCGGTTCTGGTACAGGCATTGCTGCTTTGCTTAATGGAACAGCTGATATAGCAATTACTTCTCGTGATATTAAAGAAAGTGAAATAGAAACCATTAAAGAGAAAACAGGAAAAGAAGTTGTAGAGTATACAGTTGCTCTTGACGGCTTAGCCTTTGTTGTTCATCCCGAAAACCCCATTGAAGAGTTAACGATGGATCAACTGAAAGATATCTATACCGGAAAGGTAACCAACTGGCTTGAACTCGGTGGACATGATCAAAATATTGTCGTTCTTGCCCGAGAAACATCTTCTGGCACCCACGTTTTTGTTAAAGAATTTGTTATGGCCAATCAAGAATATCGCCTGATGCCCTATTATTAA
- a CDS encoding phosphate ABC transporter substrate-binding protein, whose product MNLKKITKVLSLSVVTALLGAVAVGCTGDDGQSNTGEGGLSGTVQVRGSDTLVNMSQALAEEFMDKHPNVSVAVTGGGSGTGISALINGTADMSNSSRDIKESEIADIKEKTGKDVAEYTIALDGLGFIVHKDSPIDALTMEQLKGIYTGKITNWSEVGGPDQRITALARETSSGTHVFVKEFILDNEEYRPDALLQTSSATIAKEVETNQAAIGYVGMGYLTDKVKTLSVKKTEESAPVFPTNEAVKDGSYPVSRPLHVYAAGELEGAAKAFMDFMLSTEGQKIIGEMEFVPIK is encoded by the coding sequence GAATCTAAAAAAAATCACAAAGGTTCTTAGTTTATCAGTTGTAACAGCTCTTCTAGGTGCAGTTGCTGTAGGTTGTACAGGAGATGACGGACAAAGCAATACGGGAGAGGGTGGACTTTCTGGAACCGTTCAAGTAAGAGGTTCTGATACATTAGTGAACATGAGCCAGGCGCTTGCTGAAGAATTTATGGATAAACATCCTAATGTCAGTGTTGCTGTAACAGGTGGTGGTTCCGGAACAGGTATCTCTGCACTGATTAACGGGACTGCTGACATGTCCAATTCTTCTCGTGATATTAAAGAAAGTGAAATCGCTGATATCAAAGAAAAAACAGGAAAAGATGTTGCGGAATATACGATTGCCCTTGATGGCCTTGGTTTCATTGTACATAAAGACAGTCCCATTGATGCATTAACCATGGAACAGTTAAAAGGTATTTACACAGGAAAAATTACGAACTGGAGCGAAGTAGGTGGCCCCGATCAAAGAATAACGGCTCTAGCTCGAGAGACTTCTTCAGGAACACACGTTTTTGTTAAAGAATTTATTTTGGACAATGAAGAATATCGTCCCGATGCCCTTCTTCAAACTTCTAGTGCAACGATAGCGAAAGAAGTAGAAACAAACCAGGCAGCAATCGGTTATGTTGGTATGGGCTATCTCACCGATAAAGTGAAAACGCTGTCTGTAAAGAAAACGGAAGAAAGCGCTCCTGTGTTCCCTACCAATGAGGCCGTAAAAGATGGTTCTTATCCTGTTTCTCGTCCCCTTCATGTCTATGCTGCAGGTGAACTAGAAGGCGCTGCCAAAGCATTCATGGACTTTATGCTCAGTACAGAAGGACAGAAAATTATCGGTGAAATGGAGTTTGTTCCTATAAAATAG
- the pstB gene encoding phosphate ABC transporter ATP-binding protein PstB, producing the protein MSKVKIMAEDLSLFYGDFQALKKISLTMKEKEVTALIGPSGCGKSTFLRCLNRMNDIIPTCHVEGKLTFEGEDIYHPDCDVVALRKRVGMVFQAPNPFPKSIYENVAYAPKLHGTKDRALLDEIVETSLKQAALWDEVKDRLNKPALGLSGGQQQRLCIARALAIKPEVLLMDEPTSALDPISTLKIEELIRELKQHYTIIIVTHNMQQAARVSDRTAFFLVGDLVEVDDTEVIFTNPKDQRTEDYITGRFG; encoded by the coding sequence ATGAGTAAAGTAAAAATTATGGCTGAAGACCTAAGTCTTTTTTATGGTGACTTTCAAGCACTTAAAAAAATTAGTTTAACGATGAAAGAAAAAGAAGTAACGGCTTTAATCGGACCTTCGGGGTGTGGAAAATCTACTTTTCTACGTTGTTTAAATCGTATGAATGATATAATTCCTACTTGTCATGTAGAAGGAAAACTAACCTTTGAAGGGGAAGATATATATCACCCGGACTGTGATGTTGTAGCCTTGAGAAAAAGAGTGGGGATGGTCTTTCAGGCGCCCAACCCTTTTCCAAAAAGTATCTACGAGAATGTGGCCTATGCCCCCAAATTACATGGTACAAAAGATCGAGCCCTTTTAGATGAAATTGTAGAAACATCGCTCAAACAAGCAGCTTTATGGGATGAAGTCAAAGATCGATTGAATAAGCCAGCCTTAGGCTTATCAGGTGGTCAACAACAGCGACTCTGTATAGCTCGTGCTCTCGCTATCAAGCCAGAAGTATTATTAATGGATGAACCTACTTCAGCGCTTGATCCAATTTCAACGTTGAAGATTGAAGAGTTGATTCGTGAATTAAAGCAACATTATACGATTATTATTGTTACACACAATATGCAGCAAGCGGCCAGGGTATCCGATAGAACGGCCTTTTTCCTTGTTGGTGATCTAGTGGAAGTTGATGATACGGAAGTTATCTTCACCAATCCAAAGGATCAAAGAACGGAAGACTATATTACAGGACGATTTGGTTAA
- a CDS encoding HlyD family efflux transporter periplasmic adaptor subunit, whose product MSRLTMVPLGKEAMVRRRRTNILKISTFVALLFITLSAAWLLKGVVTSWFVKTIVDTEPARIGQLADTRELPGWLIRDEVIVNAPVTGRIEPLVEDYERVRLGTTVARVRTINPSGMDMGEWVEITSPRSGLVVYAVDGLEDIMSVRILEEREAHQISSLREKERRIEANQLIQQGQPLFKIINNLDKAHFLAHYKIQELGRALVPGARVTLALSPEGPTFSARVINVRGGDEAWVLLQLSNPSVDIMKERKVNFQLVDKIHRGIVLPTSALVEKDGQSGVLLSIKKRAQWRPVEVIAVIDKQMVVQGIDEGQLVVLNPQYIQEGQEIK is encoded by the coding sequence ATGTCCCGGCTAACAATGGTTCCTCTTGGCAAAGAAGCAATGGTTCGTCGAAGACGAACAAACATATTAAAGATATCAACCTTTGTGGCACTCCTCTTTATCACGTTAAGCGCCGCCTGGTTGTTAAAAGGTGTTGTTACTTCTTGGTTTGTCAAAACAATTGTTGATACAGAGCCTGCTAGAATAGGTCAACTGGCTGATACTCGTGAACTGCCTGGATGGTTGATTCGAGATGAAGTGATTGTTAACGCACCTGTGACAGGAAGAATAGAGCCGCTTGTCGAGGATTATGAGCGTGTCAGATTGGGAACGACTGTAGCAAGAGTAAGAACTATCAATCCTTCAGGTATGGATATGGGAGAATGGGTTGAAATTACCTCACCCAGATCGGGTCTTGTGGTCTATGCAGTTGATGGGTTAGAAGATATTATGTCTGTTAGAATATTAGAAGAAAGAGAAGCCCATCAAATCTCTTCACTTCGAGAAAAAGAAAGAAGAATTGAAGCAAATCAGCTTATACAACAAGGACAACCTCTTTTTAAGATTATTAACAACCTCGATAAAGCCCACTTCTTAGCTCACTATAAAATACAAGAACTAGGAAGAGCATTGGTGCCAGGCGCTCGTGTTACTTTGGCCTTAAGCCCAGAAGGACCTACTTTCTCAGCTCGTGTCATTAATGTACGGGGTGGAGACGAAGCTTGGGTGCTTTTACAGCTTTCCAATCCTTCAGTCGATATCATGAAAGAGCGGAAAGTAAACTTCCAACTTGTCGATAAAATTCATCGTGGCATTGTTTTGCCAACGTCAGCTCTTGTTGAGAAAGACGGTCAAAGTGGAGTTCTGTTGAGCATCAAAAAACGTGCCCAGTGGAGACCTGTCGAAGTCATTGCTGTCATTGACAAGCAGATGGTTGTGCAAGGGATTGATGAAGGTCAACTTGTTGTCTTAAATCCTCAATATATTCAAGAAGGACAAGAAATCAAATAA
- the phoU gene encoding phosphate signaling complex protein PhoU produces MAIRTEFDQSLRDLQAKLLRMGTLVEEAIHKSTEALIKQDNALADAVIDGDDVLDRLHMEIEDSCMKLIAMQQPMAKDLRKISAAWRISVELERMADNAVDIAKSYRRIAGQLYIKPLIDIPMMSEICQQMVKGGLDAYIKDDKEMAIKMSELDHKVDALYKQVFRELLAIMLEDPKTIAQATHLLFIARHLERFGDHATNIAESVVYLATGERAYLNE; encoded by the coding sequence ATGGCAATTAGAACAGAGTTTGACCAGTCTTTACGAGATCTACAAGCCAAACTATTGAGAATGGGGACGCTGGTAGAAGAAGCGATTCATAAGAGTACAGAAGCTTTGATCAAACAAGATAATGCCCTGGCAGATGCAGTCATTGATGGTGACGATGTTTTAGATCGTCTTCATATGGAGATTGAAGATAGCTGTATGAAGTTGATTGCGATGCAACAACCCATGGCAAAAGATCTGCGTAAGATTAGCGCCGCTTGGAGAATCTCTGTTGAATTAGAGCGCATGGCCGACAACGCTGTGGATATTGCCAAATCATATCGACGCATTGCAGGTCAACTCTACATTAAGCCCTTGATTGATATTCCAATGATGTCTGAAATTTGTCAGCAGATGGTAAAAGGTGGTCTTGACGCCTACATCAAAGACGATAAAGAAATGGCCATTAAGATGAGTGAGCTTGACCATAAAGTAGATGCCCTTTATAAGCAGGTATTTCGTGAACTTCTTGCGATTATGCTAGAAGATCCGAAAACAATTGCTCAAGCGACTCATCTCCTCTTTATAGCCCGTCATTTGGAGCGTTTTGGCGATCATGCAACGAACATTGCTGAGTCTGTTGTCTATCTCGCAACAGGTGAACGAGCTTATCTAAACGAATAG